Proteins from one Ornithodoros turicata isolate Travis unplaced genomic scaffold, ASM3712646v1 Chromosome34, whole genome shotgun sequence genomic window:
- the LOC135373911 gene encoding venom serine carboxypeptidase-like, with amino-acid sequence MAKLQRKRGQLTCLLLIYLTGLHGEVAESEKLMIKEEEDDKPLFLTPLITAGKTEEARRRSRVGFSVESYSGLITVDQDKGSNLFFFLVKSKGRTLKAPLILWLQGGPGQSSLFTEFVENGPIGIDGNGNLYERNITIQEHYDILYLDQPVGAGYSFTRNLTHGFAQSLEDMASDMEIFLQQFLFLFKEYKKRDFYISGESYGVRPAASLAVHMHDLARRSTPIGLNLKGVILGVGLFLDVQTQLDISDYYLKLGLVYVRGRYLLDKRLTAIRTALSRPTSIMKGLQLYFNTFRTSEESSRPSLFFQLTGYLYNANALNPYLPSEFPHFERLMKNDTFKALVHVGANAAFRVSDALILRNLVSDLFRNVSEEVEFLLAHNYSALVYAGQVDLTFPVEKIETFLLGLKWPGAEEFRKQVHQPWWGDMGQRNFAGYVKCYQNFMFVTLRSSGHYVFLDQPKDAHEMVRAFIEGRCPPRKGPIQNLV; translated from the exons GAAACTCATGATCAAGGAAGAAGAGGATGATAAACCGCTCTTTCTGACACCGCTTATCACAGCCGGTAAAACTGAAGAAGCCCGTAGAAGAAGCAGGGTCGGATTTTCTGTGGAATCGTATTCTGGATTGATTACTGTTGACCAAGACAAGGGAAGCAACCTCTTCTTCTTCCTAGTCAAGTCAAAG GGAAGAACATTGAAGGCTCCCCTCATCCTCTGGTTGCAAGGTGGACCGGGACAATCGTCACTCTTCACGGAATTTGTAGAGAACGGCCCCATCGGCATAGATGGCAATGGAAATCTGTATGAAAGGAACATCACCATTCAAGAGCACTACGACATTTTATACCTCGACCAACCTGTGGGAGCAGGATACAGCTTCACCAGGAACCTTACCCACGGTTTTGCACAAAGTCTCGAAGACATGGCGTCCGACATGGAAATCTTCCTCCAGCAGTTCCTCTTCTTGTTTAAGGAGTACAAGAAAAGAGACTTCTATATTTCTGGGGAATCATATGGAG TGAGACCTGCTGCGTCCCTCGCTGTCCACATGCACGACTTGGCAAGAAGATCCACCCCTATTGGACTGAATCTCAAAGGAGTCATACTTGGCGTCGGTCTGTTTCTTGACGTACAAACACAACTGGACATATCGGACTACTACCTTAAGCTCGGACTCGTTTATGTACGAGGCCGCTATCTTCTAGATAAACGCCTGACAGCCATCAGAACGGCGCTCTCCAGACCAACGTCAATAATGAAGGGCCTCCAGCTGTACTTCAACACATTCCGTACATCGGAAGAATCTTCGCGCCCCAGCCTCTTTTTCCAACTCACAGGCTATCTTTACAACGCTAACGCTTTGAATCCATATCTTCCTTCCGAATTTCCTCACTTTGAGCGCCTTATGAAGAACGATACTTTCAAAGCATTAGTCCATGTTGGAGCTAATGCTGCGTTTCGTGTAAGTGATGCGCTCATCTTGCGAAACTTAGTATCCGATCTTTTCCGGAATGTATCCGAAGAAGTCGAGTTTCTACTTGCACACAACTACAGCGCTCTTGTGTACGCGGGGCAGGTTGATTTGACGTTTCCTGTTGAAAAAATTGAGACATTCCTGCTGGGCTTGAAATGGCCAGGGGCAGAGGAGTTTCGCAAGCAGGTACATCAGCCCTGGTGGGGAGACATGGGACAACGGAACTTTGCAGGTTATGTAAAATGTTATCAGAATTTCATGTTTGTGACGTTGAGAAGCAGCGGCCACTACGTGTTCCTGGATCAACCAAAGGATGCTCATGAAATGGTGCGCGCGTTTATTGAGGGAAGGTGTCCTCCTAGAAAGGGGCCGATCCAAAATCTGGTATAG